The Mucilaginibacter terrae region AGTGCCATTTGTATTAACCCTAATGATGAGCGCTACACGCATTTGCATGGTAAAAAGGTATTTGTACCGCTGATTAACCGCGAAATACCGGTTATATTGGATGAGTACGTGACCATGGATTTTGGTACAGGTTGTTTAAAAGTTACCCCGGCTCACGATCTAAACGATTATGAACTCGGCCAAAAACACAACCTGCCGGTTATTGATATTTTAAACGACGATGGCTCGCTGAATGAAAAAGCCGAAATACTGATAGGCGAAGACCGTTTTGCTGCGCGCAAAAAAATAGCTGTGCTTTTAGAGGAAGCCGGCGCATTAGATAAAGTAGAAGAATATCGCTCACAAGTAGGTTTTTCGGAACGTACTGATGCCGTGATAGAGCCTAAACTTTCGATGCAATGGTTCTGCAAAATGAAAGAAATGGCGCAGCCTGCCTTGGATTATGTATTAAATGGCGAGGTAAAACTTATCCCCGATAAATTCATTAATACCTACCGTCACTGGATGGAAAATGTGCGCGACTGGAACATTAGTCGCCAGTTATGGTGGGGACAGCAAATTCCGGCGTGGTACTTACCTAACGGGCAGTTCGTAGTAGCCAAAACTGTTGAAGAAGCGCTCGACGAAGCCAAAAAGCTTTTAACTGATAACTCAGAACTTACAACCAATGATCTGCGTCAGGACGAAGACGTGGTTGATACCTGGTTTTCATCATGGTTATGGCCAATATCGGTATTTGATGGTTTTAAAGATCCGGAGAATGCAGATATTAACTATTATTACCCAACTAATGACCTGGTTACCGCTCCTGAAATTTTATTCTTTTGGGTGGCACGTATGATTATGGCCGGGCATGAGTTTAAAGGACAGGCACCGTTTAAGAATGTTTACCTAACCGGTATCGTTCGCGATAAACTTGGGCGCAAAATGTCAAAATCATTGGGTAATTCGCCCGACCCAATTGATCTGATAGGTAAGTATGGCGCAGACGGTGTACGTGTGGGTATGTTACTATGTTCTCCTGCAGGTAACGACTTAATATTTGATGAAAGCTATTGTGAGCAAGGCCGTAATTTTGCCAACAAAATTTGGAATGCTTTCCGCCTGGTAAAAGGTTGGGAGGTTGATGCATATTTAGTAAATCCTAACACAACCGCCATTAAATGGTTTAAAAACAAGTTTCATGAAGCTCTTACCGAAATTGAGGATTTATTTACCCAATATCGTTTGTCTGAAGCGGTAATGGCCGTATATAAATTGGTATGGGATGACTTTTGTGCCTGGTATCTTGAAATGGTTAAGCCGGTATATCAACAGCCTATTGATGCTGAAAGTTACAATGCTACGGTTGGCTTTTTTCAAAATATTTTGAAACTATTACATCCGTTTATGCCGTTTATAACCGAAGAGCTTTGGCACGACGAATTATTTGGCGAACGCAGTGCTCAGGATTGTGTGATAGTTGCACAACTACCAGCAATCGAATCTGTTGATGCTATTTTGCTGGCCGATGTTGAAAAACTCAAACAGGTGGTAACCGAAATTCGCAACACACGTAACACCAAGCAAATATCGCCTAAAGAGGCTTTAGAATTGCATATTAAGCATAATTCGGCAGTTGATTATAATGCTTTTGTGCCGATAATAAGTAAGCTGGGTAATATAAGCACACTAAGTTTTACTGATGACAAAATTGCCGGGGCTGCAAACTTTATGGTTTCAACCGATGAGTTTTATATCCCTTTGAGCAATAATATTGATGCCGGGGCAGAGCGTGAACGCTTGCTTAAAGAGAAGGAATATTTAACCGGGTTTCTTAAATCTGTTAATGCTAAACTCTCCAATGAAAAATTTGTAAGCAACGCAAAACCCGAAATCATAGATAACGAACGCAAGAAGCAAGCGGATGCCGAAGCCAAGTTGAAAAGCATAAATGATAATTTAGATTTTTTGGCAGATTAATTGCAGATACAGAGTGGAACAATCAGTAATATTGGTTGTTTCCACACATCGGTTGTAAACCAACCAAAAACAACTAAATAGTACCCATAATACAATGAGCACCGAAGCAGGTTTTTTAAACCTCTCTATAAAGAATATCTTATCTGATGAGCAATCGATGCTTAGCCAGGCACGTATTCGTTTATTGTATTATGGCCTATTTTTAGTGTTTGTAGCTGTTTCTGCTATATTTTTCAGTGTTATATTCCAGCATCAGCCTCCTCTTATTATAATAAGTGCCAGCGTAATGGTAATTACCGCGTGCCTATTTAAATACCTCACCTGGAAAGGCGAATGGAAGGTAGTATCGCATATGCTATTGGGCTTGGGTACTATCGTTAATATTTCTGATATTCTCGTAGTATTTCAAAAAGTTGACATACTATCCATTCAGTTAGTACTGTTGATCATCATTTTTAGCTTTTACATGCTTGGGCAAAATTGGGGATTATTGTACTCGCTTTTAAACTTACTGCCAGTAGTATTTTTCTTATTATATACTTACAATAGTATTTACATTATAGATATCAGGCCTGAAAAATTGGATCAATCCACGCTTTTTATAAGTGTGCTGGCCAATTTTGTGCTAATGGTTTATATTCATAACCATTTTTACAATGCCTTTCTTAAAAATATCATTAAGTTAAAGAAAACCAGCGAAGAGCAAATCCGCTTAAACATAAACCTTGAACAGGCAATTGATAAAGCGGAGAAATCATCGCACGCAAAATCAGAGTTTTTGTCTACCATGTCGCAT contains the following coding sequences:
- a CDS encoding valine--tRNA ligase, which produces MSISKTYQFSEVEDKWYSYWLEHKFFKSVPDEREPYTIVIPPPNVTGVLHMGHMLNNTIQDVLIRRARMKGKNACWVPGTDHASIATEAKVVNMLKERGIAKTDLTREKFLEYAWEWKEKYGGIILEQLKKLGASCDWDRTRFTMEDDMSAAVIDTFIHLHKKGLIYRGVRMVNWDPKGLTAVSDEEVIRKEVNQKLYYLRYAVVSGELSVVSGENPTTENIESTTYITIATTRPETIMADSAICINPNDERYTHLHGKKVFVPLINREIPVILDEYVTMDFGTGCLKVTPAHDLNDYELGQKHNLPVIDILNDDGSLNEKAEILIGEDRFAARKKIAVLLEEAGALDKVEEYRSQVGFSERTDAVIEPKLSMQWFCKMKEMAQPALDYVLNGEVKLIPDKFINTYRHWMENVRDWNISRQLWWGQQIPAWYLPNGQFVVAKTVEEALDEAKKLLTDNSELTTNDLRQDEDVVDTWFSSWLWPISVFDGFKDPENADINYYYPTNDLVTAPEILFFWVARMIMAGHEFKGQAPFKNVYLTGIVRDKLGRKMSKSLGNSPDPIDLIGKYGADGVRVGMLLCSPAGNDLIFDESYCEQGRNFANKIWNAFRLVKGWEVDAYLVNPNTTAIKWFKNKFHEALTEIEDLFTQYRLSEAVMAVYKLVWDDFCAWYLEMVKPVYQQPIDAESYNATVGFFQNILKLLHPFMPFITEELWHDELFGERSAQDCVIVAQLPAIESVDAILLADVEKLKQVVTEIRNTRNTKQISPKEALELHIKHNSAVDYNAFVPIISKLGNISTLSFTDDKIAGAANFMVSTDEFYIPLSNNIDAGAERERLLKEKEYLTGFLKSVNAKLSNEKFVSNAKPEIIDNERKKQADAEAKLKSINDNLDFLAD